A genomic stretch from Thermonema lapsum includes:
- a CDS encoding DMT family transporter — MSERKPAGWLVHAALFLVALIYGFNYNIAKLIIPHYLNPSAVILLRVVAVSFLLGLWHLLRGTPLYIAPEHRGRLLWCALLGVVVNQLLFFEGLARTSATNASVIMTMTPIFVLLLSLLMGMEQATTQRMIGILLGALGGYVLLTQGQWMLRPANVWGDLMVLGNALSYSAYLVLVKPLMRRYHPLVVMFYVFTLGILGVLPFGYIGLASVSWQQLPWFVLVAIAYVLLATTLTAYSLNAWALQYTHASVVGFYIYFQPLVAATIDLWQGKTSLTVYTLMATALIFTGVFLVNIQNSRSRKKQQVIR; from the coding sequence GTGTCAGAAAGAAAGCCTGCCGGATGGCTTGTGCATGCGGCACTGTTCTTGGTTGCACTCATCTACGGCTTCAACTATAACATTGCCAAACTTATCATTCCGCATTATCTGAATCCTTCAGCCGTAATTTTGTTGCGAGTGGTAGCAGTGTCGTTCCTTTTGGGCTTGTGGCACTTGTTGCGGGGAACCCCTTTGTACATAGCCCCTGAACACCGCGGGCGCTTGTTGTGGTGTGCGCTATTGGGCGTGGTGGTCAATCAGTTGCTTTTCTTTGAGGGTTTGGCGCGCACCTCCGCAACCAATGCCTCGGTAATTATGACCATGACGCCCATTTTTGTGCTGCTCTTGTCTTTGTTGATGGGCATGGAACAAGCCACCACACAACGTATGATAGGAATTCTTTTGGGAGCGTTGGGGGGATATGTGCTCCTCACACAGGGACAGTGGATGTTACGCCCGGCAAATGTATGGGGCGACCTGATGGTACTGGGCAATGCCCTGTCTTACAGCGCCTATTTGGTACTGGTGAAACCACTCATGCGCCGCTATCACCCTTTGGTAGTGATGTTCTATGTGTTTACACTGGGTATTTTGGGGGTCTTACCTTTTGGTTATATCGGGCTAGCTTCTGTTTCTTGGCAACAGCTGCCCTGGTTTGTGCTGGTTGCCATTGCCTATGTGCTGCTGGCAACAACCCTCACTGCCTACTCGCTCAATGCGTGGGCATTGCAATACACGCATGCTTCCGTAGTAGGCTTTTACATCTATTTTCAACCACTGGTGGCAGCCACTATAGATTTATGGCAGGGCAAAACCTCTCTGACTGTCTATACGCTTATGGCTACTGCCCTGATTTTTACCGGTGTTTTTTTAGTGAACATACAAAACAGCAGGAGCAGAAAGAAACAACAAGTTATAAGGTGA
- a CDS encoding sensor histidine kinase — MNKVVPLCLTRFFVWLMVFHPFFLQAQHYAFRSYGVEEGLPQSQIEDILEDRHGRLWIATLGGIARWNGYNFEVWDERKGLVNNNVHCLLLTSDGYLWCITERGVSRFDGHTFTSFSQKEGFPDGVAFKVWKGKTGKDWWAWVHTEYGEVKLVHYENGRFQEKKLPLPLLSASGYLPDLMMDPNGHMWISNVHGLFYLKSKAEAVDTVWLAPKPKKEGVAYPAIKRLLWAEPSGMLLLSMEIAADSFAIYRAYPNGTMELLPESQKVATAIRTFRDNKGNYWWVLRNGTLLCTQKGNVLHRWDAAHGLPASSVDFFYQDSRGDFWIATNNKLLFYQADSFIQYGEAEGLQSNEVWAIAEDKFNNIWVGTAGRLGLYRYDEEKEYMRQVESRQELPFLGRITAIVPLSDDTLLLGTFYGLWEYSISKNYFANVGEKYGLEGAKQIAHILYEPSTATFWIATLGDGLYKKTPDTVRHYDARSAGLPSNFVRYVFRDSQERLWVCTTYGISVLLPGGQWKHYTRETVRLPNDYVLQATEDPWGNVWFACLGGVLRFDGKQFKFYGGEQGLNSHIVYSILAVDDKLWIGTQTGANCWLINNRGEIMKRRTFEAEEGFVARENNAAAIYHDSRGRLWMGTIQGLHRFDYPQPFRQPKAAFVGISKIYLFLQPIDWTSEEWKAYYETIDPVVRIPLNLKLPHDQNNLTFVFEALDYALAHKLEFSWWMEGLDKQWVPWSKRREITYAGLAPGNYTFWLNVRTSDGDFLLEKPLRYSFTIRPPFYSSTWFFVLIALVLAALVFVIMWWRSERIRLQKQRLEVMIKEAKRDLEEKNKELEEKKKELEAQAHHLEQLNATKDRFFSILAHDIKGPLNSLTAFLDIMSNHLDEMSKEDIQFMSSSLNRSVKNLYQLLENVLSWSRSQMGVIEYNFEEFPLKNVVKENLQLLQMTAANKGIELLDEVPSDIVVYADQPSLHTIIRNLLSNAIKFTAEGGKVSVGAFVDGQKAIVYVRDTGVGMPKEIQERLFKVDKRVSTKGTANETGTGLGLILVKEFVERNGGAIWVESEVEVGTTFYFTLPFRNSSNDRQDNYSQSTEGEQAMH; from the coding sequence ATGAATAAGGTCGTGCCTCTCTGCCTTACTCGCTTTTTCGTCTGGCTGATGGTATTCCATCCATTTTTTCTCCAGGCACAGCATTATGCTTTTCGCAGCTACGGGGTAGAAGAAGGCTTGCCTCAGTCACAAATAGAAGATATCTTGGAAGACCGTCATGGGCGCTTGTGGATTGCTACCTTAGGCGGGATTGCCCGTTGGAATGGGTATAACTTTGAAGTATGGGATGAGCGCAAAGGCTTGGTCAATAACAATGTACATTGCTTGCTGCTCACCTCCGACGGCTATCTTTGGTGCATTACAGAGCGTGGAGTGTCTCGCTTCGACGGGCATACTTTTACTTCTTTTTCGCAAAAAGAAGGCTTCCCCGACGGCGTGGCTTTTAAAGTATGGAAAGGAAAAACGGGCAAAGACTGGTGGGCTTGGGTGCACACCGAGTATGGCGAAGTGAAGTTGGTGCACTATGAAAACGGGCGCTTTCAGGAAAAGAAGTTGCCCTTGCCCTTGCTTTCGGCTTCGGGCTACTTGCCAGACCTAATGATGGACCCTAACGGGCACATGTGGATAAGCAATGTGCACGGCTTGTTTTATCTTAAATCGAAAGCGGAGGCAGTAGATACTGTATGGCTTGCGCCCAAGCCCAAAAAAGAGGGCGTTGCTTATCCAGCCATCAAGCGGTTGCTGTGGGCAGAACCTTCCGGCATGCTGCTTTTGTCGATGGAAATAGCCGCCGACTCTTTTGCCATTTACCGTGCCTACCCCAATGGTACCATGGAGCTGTTGCCCGAAAGCCAAAAGGTAGCTACTGCCATTAGAACTTTCCGGGATAACAAAGGCAACTATTGGTGGGTATTGCGCAATGGTACCTTGTTGTGTACGCAAAAGGGAAACGTGCTGCATCGTTGGGATGCAGCCCATGGCTTGCCAGCAAGTAGTGTTGATTTTTTTTATCAAGACAGTCGCGGTGATTTCTGGATTGCTACCAACAACAAATTACTTTTTTATCAAGCCGATTCTTTTATACAATACGGGGAAGCAGAGGGGTTACAGAGTAATGAAGTATGGGCTATTGCCGAAGATAAATTCAACAATATATGGGTTGGTACGGCAGGGCGCCTTGGCTTGTATCGATACGATGAAGAAAAGGAGTATATGCGGCAGGTGGAAAGTCGGCAGGAATTACCTTTTCTGGGCAGGATTACTGCCATCGTGCCGCTGTCTGATGATACCCTTTTGTTGGGGACCTTCTATGGACTGTGGGAATACAGCATCTCCAAAAACTACTTTGCAAATGTTGGTGAAAAGTACGGTTTGGAAGGGGCAAAGCAGATAGCTCATATCCTTTATGAGCCGAGTACTGCCACCTTCTGGATAGCTACCTTAGGAGACGGGCTTTACAAAAAGACCCCTGACACCGTGCGGCACTATGATGCCCGCAGTGCCGGGTTGCCAAGCAACTTTGTCCGCTATGTTTTTAGAGACAGCCAAGAGCGCCTGTGGGTGTGTACTACCTATGGCATTTCTGTGTTGTTGCCCGGTGGGCAGTGGAAGCATTACACACGCGAAACGGTTCGCTTACCCAACGATTATGTACTGCAAGCAACTGAAGACCCTTGGGGGAACGTGTGGTTTGCCTGTTTGGGCGGGGTGCTCCGCTTCGATGGTAAGCAATTCAAGTTCTATGGGGGAGAGCAAGGTCTGAACAGTCATATTGTGTACTCTATTCTTGCCGTTGACGATAAGCTGTGGATAGGAACACAAACAGGTGCCAACTGTTGGCTCATCAACAACAGGGGCGAAATAATGAAGCGCCGCACCTTTGAAGCGGAAGAAGGCTTTGTGGCAAGGGAAAACAATGCAGCCGCCATTTATCACGACAGTCGCGGGCGCCTCTGGATGGGAACCATTCAAGGATTGCACCGCTTTGACTACCCCCAGCCTTTCCGTCAACCCAAAGCGGCATTTGTGGGCATTTCTAAAATTTACCTCTTCTTGCAACCTATAGATTGGACCTCCGAAGAATGGAAAGCATATTACGAAACCATAGACCCGGTGGTGAGGATACCCCTAAACCTCAAACTGCCGCATGACCAAAACAACTTGACTTTTGTCTTTGAAGCTTTGGATTATGCGCTTGCTCATAAGCTGGAATTCAGCTGGTGGATGGAAGGCTTGGACAAGCAGTGGGTACCGTGGAGTAAGCGGCGTGAGATTACCTATGCAGGCTTGGCACCGGGTAATTATACTTTCTGGCTCAATGTTCGTACTTCCGACGGCGATTTCCTGTTAGAAAAACCACTGCGTTATTCTTTCACTATACGCCCTCCGTTTTATAGTTCTACTTGGTTTTTTGTGCTTATAGCCTTGGTATTGGCTGCCTTGGTCTTTGTCATCATGTGGTGGCGTTCAGAGCGCATACGACTACAAAAGCAGCGCCTGGAGGTGATGATAAAAGAGGCGAAAAGGGATTTGGAAGAAAAAAACAAAGAACTGGAAGAGAAGAAAAAAGAACTCGAAGCACAGGCTCACCATCTCGAACAGCTCAATGCCACCAAAGACCGCTTCTTTTCCATCTTGGCACATGACATCAAAGGTCCCCTCAATTCTTTGACTGCCTTCCTCGACATCATGTCCAATCATCTGGACGAAATGAGCAAAGAAGATATTCAGTTTATGAGCAGTAGTCTGAACCGCTCAGTGAAAAACCTGTATCAGCTATTAGAGAATGTGCTCTCTTGGTCTCGCTCCCAAATGGGGGTTATTGAATATAACTTCGAGGAGTTTCCTTTGAAAAATGTAGTGAAAGAAAATTTGCAGCTGTTGCAAATGACAGCTGCCAACAAAGGGATAGAGTTGCTCGATGAAGTGCCTTCCGACATAGTAGTCTATGCCGACCAGCCTTCTCTTCATACGATTATTCGTAACTTGCTATCTAATGCTATCAAATTTACTGCTGAGGGAGGAAAAGTAAGTGTAGGGGCGTTTGTGGATGGTCAAAAAGCTATCGTGTACGTGCGCGATACAGGAGTGGGCATGCCTAAGGAAATACAGGAGCGTTTGTTTAAAGTAGATAAGCGAGTGAGCACCAAAGGCACTGCCAACGAAACGGGTACCGGCTTGGGGCTTATTCTTGTAAAAGAGTTTGTAGAGCGCAATGGTGGTGCAATATGGGTAGAGAGTGAAGTAGAGGTGGGTACTACTTTTTATTTTACCTTACCTTTCAGGAACAGCAGCAACGACCGCCAAGATAACTACTCCCAATCGACAGAAGGAGAACAGGCGATGCATTAG